In Bacillota bacterium, the DNA window CCGTGCGGTTGCCTGTCTCACCGTTTCTGTCTTCGCAGTGTTTCCATCAGGGCCGGGACCACCTCGAACAGGTCGCCCACGATACCGTAGTTGGCCAAGTTGAAGATGGGTGCCTGCGGGTTCTTGTTGATGGCCACGATCACGTCTGACGAACTCATCCCCGCCAGGTGCTGGATGGCACCGGAAATCCCCACCGCAATGTACACCTTGGGCGCCACCGTCTTGCCCGTCTGCCCCACCTGGTGGTAGTAGGGAATCCACCCCGCATCCACCGCCGCCCGCGAGGCACCCACCGCACCACCCAAGAGACGCGCCAGCTCGAAAAGCGGGAGAAGTGCTCGGGCCCACCCAGACCCCACCCCCCAACAATCACGTCACCATCCTCCAGCTTCACCGTCTCCGTCACTTCCTCAGCATACTCAAGCAAACGGTCCGACTGAGCAAACGGCAACCATCCACCGGAAAGATGATCGCCTCGCCCCGACGCGAGAAGTCAGGAGCCAGGGGACGGAATACCCGGGGACGCGCCGTGGCCATCTGGGGACGGTGGTGCGGACATACCACCACCGCCATCAGATTGCCCCCAAAGGCCGGCCGCGTCTGCACCAGTACGCGACGCCCAGGACCAATGTCCAGCCCCGTGCAGTCCGCCGTAAGCCCCGTGCCCAGCCGCGCCGCCAGCCGCGGAGCCAGGGACCGGCCCAGCGCCGTGGCACCAAACAGGAATATCTCCGGCTTCCGCTCCCGCACCAGGTCCGCAAGAGCGGCCGTCACCGGCTCCTCA includes these proteins:
- a CDS encoding electron transfer flavoprotein subunit alpha, with the translated sequence EEPVTAALADLVRERKPEIFLFGATALGRSLAPRLAARLGTGLTADCTGLDIGPGRRVLVQTRPAFGGNLMAVVVCPHHRPQMATARPRVFRPLAPDFSRRGEAIIFPVDGCRLLSRTVCLSMLRK